The following coding sequences lie in one Deltaproteobacteria bacterium genomic window:
- a CDS encoding nucleotidyltransferase domain-containing protein → MNDVRLDRLPRHARDHLMRLCDALEAGFERDLVGVLVYGSLARGGFDPDRSDIDLVIVVRKDDREHLFAVGGALELARHAARIEPIVLRLDELRSAADVFPLLYDDIRSRNIVLRGENPFAGLQILDEHRRLRIEQELREARIRLRRVAAESVSVPRMLAGAVERKLKQMRGPLHALATLRGFAGDDDAAAVISACAKQYQLDLTGLARVRDQPLEAYDAMVRLLEAAIADVDHVANEEVA, encoded by the coding sequence ATGAACGATGTCCGTCTCGATCGACTCCCGCGGCACGCCCGCGATCACCTCATGCGCCTGTGTGACGCCCTCGAGGCCGGCTTCGAGCGCGACCTCGTGGGCGTGCTCGTGTACGGCAGCCTCGCGCGGGGTGGCTTCGACCCCGATCGCAGTGACATCGATCTCGTGATCGTGGTGCGCAAGGACGACCGCGAACACCTGTTCGCGGTTGGCGGCGCGCTCGAGCTGGCCCGTCACGCCGCGCGCATCGAGCCGATCGTGCTGCGACTCGACGAGCTGCGCAGCGCCGCCGACGTGTTCCCGCTGCTCTACGACGACATCCGCAGCCGCAACATCGTGTTGCGCGGCGAGAACCCCTTCGCGGGCCTACAGATCCTCGACGAGCACCGACGCCTGCGCATCGAGCAGGAGCTTCGCGAGGCGCGGATCCGGTTGCGCCGCGTGGCGGCGGAGTCCGTCAGCGTGCCGCGGATGTTGGCCGGCGCAGTCGAACGCAAGCTCAAGCAGATGCGCGGCCCGCTGCACGCGCTCGCAACCCTGCGCGGCTTCGCCGGGGATGACGACGCGGCGGCGGTGATCTCCGCCTGCGCGAAGCAGTACCAACTCGATCTGACGGGGCTCGCGCGCGTGCGTGATCAGCCGCTCGAGGCCTACGATGCGATGGTGCGGCTGCTCGAGGCGGCGATCGCCGACGTCGACCACGTCGCGAACGAGGAGGTGGCGTGA
- a CDS encoding DEAD/DEAH box helicase, producing the protein MTLTPDARGEPTSSSVPSSCIRCTPVLRVVPETLFVAGDGDCQEIPTAALELSFDYGGVRVRASAARAPSGLRRDIGAEAQARRVLEGFGPIEVESLDHCAPSPDADFDYVVDPHGDAARLCSFSSHAIPQLRALGWQVEVDGDLQLEIIDGSNWYASMESDERGWFELELGVELDGRRVDLLPVLLDIIQSKGFDRISRGVGRTAIVDLGARRHLIVPAERLQTLLKVLSELYRVEGTGKDGKLRIPEMVPGWLDKIDEAFGEAPPVWHGRSHTAAIERMRQPHEPADSPKGLQAELRPYQKLGLAFLQRIAELGQGGVLADDMGLGKTLQTIAHIVACKQRGMLRSPALIVTPTSLVGNWRRELKKFAPSLRVLELRGADRHRRRLELPDHDVVITSYGLLVRDREQLVGARFSMLVADEAQTIKNARSQAHQAVRSLDADHRVFLTGTPIENNLEELWALFDLLLPGLLGDAATFRAVFRGPIERDGNAQRMESLRSRIAPFVLRRMKDQVAKELPPKTEIVRAIELHGSQRDLYEGIRLAGHAAVRQAVKQRGMSGAAIDILGALMKLRQVCCDPRLVRVSAAREIEESAKLQALCEMVETQLGQDRNILIFSQFATMLGLIGQSLKARGIEFALLTGATADREAECDRFQSGRVRVFLISLKAGGTGLNLTRADTVIHYDPWWNPAAQNQATDRAYRIGQKRPVFVYKLIIAGSVEERMIALQQRKQSLSDALLATGGPGGVPWTEGDVDDLFAPLSAEDASSVAASSGAT; encoded by the coding sequence GTGACCCTGACTCCGGACGCGCGCGGCGAACCCACATCGAGCTCGGTCCCCTCGTCCTGCATCCGCTGCACGCCGGTCCTGCGCGTGGTGCCCGAGACGCTGTTCGTGGCGGGCGACGGTGACTGTCAGGAGATTCCCACCGCCGCGCTGGAGCTGTCGTTCGACTACGGGGGCGTGCGCGTGCGGGCTTCGGCCGCGCGGGCGCCCAGCGGGCTCCGGCGGGACATCGGTGCCGAGGCACAGGCGCGCCGCGTGCTCGAAGGCTTCGGGCCGATCGAGGTCGAGTCGCTCGATCACTGTGCGCCGTCGCCCGACGCCGACTTCGACTACGTGGTCGACCCGCACGGCGACGCCGCGCGGCTGTGCAGCTTCAGCAGCCACGCGATCCCGCAGCTGCGCGCGCTCGGCTGGCAGGTCGAGGTCGATGGCGATCTGCAGCTCGAGATCATCGATGGCAGCAACTGGTACGCGTCGATGGAGTCCGACGAGCGCGGGTGGTTCGAGCTCGAGCTCGGCGTCGAGCTCGATGGTCGCCGCGTCGACCTGCTGCCGGTGCTGCTCGACATCATCCAGAGCAAGGGCTTCGATCGCATCTCGCGGGGCGTCGGTCGCACCGCGATCGTCGATCTCGGCGCGCGCCGACACCTCATTGTTCCGGCCGAGCGGCTGCAGACCCTGCTCAAGGTGCTGAGCGAGCTGTACCGCGTCGAGGGCACCGGCAAGGACGGCAAGCTGAGGATCCCCGAGATGGTGCCCGGCTGGCTCGACAAGATCGACGAGGCGTTCGGAGAGGCGCCGCCGGTGTGGCACGGTCGCTCGCACACCGCGGCGATCGAGCGCATGCGGCAGCCGCACGAGCCCGCCGATTCGCCCAAGGGGCTGCAGGCGGAGCTGCGGCCGTATCAAAAGCTGGGTCTGGCGTTCCTGCAGCGCATCGCCGAGCTCGGGCAGGGCGGCGTGCTCGCCGACGACATGGGCCTGGGCAAGACCCTGCAGACCATCGCGCACATCGTCGCCTGCAAGCAGCGCGGCATGCTGCGCTCGCCCGCGCTGATCGTCACGCCCACCAGCCTGGTGGGCAACTGGCGCCGCGAGCTCAAGAAGTTCGCGCCGAGCCTGCGCGTACTCGAGCTGCGGGGTGCCGATCGACACCGTCGCCGGCTCGAGCTGCCCGATCACGACGTCGTCATCACCTCGTACGGGTTGTTGGTGCGCGACCGCGAGCAGCTGGTCGGCGCGCGCTTCTCGATGCTGGTCGCCGACGAGGCGCAGACCATCAAGAACGCCCGCAGTCAGGCCCATCAGGCCGTGCGCTCGCTCGACGCCGATCATCGCGTGTTCCTCACCGGTACGCCAATCGAGAACAACCTCGAGGAGCTGTGGGCGCTGTTCGACCTGCTGCTGCCGGGGCTGCTGGGCGATGCCGCGACCTTCCGTGCGGTGTTCCGCGGCCCCATCGAGCGCGATGGCAACGCGCAGCGCATGGAGAGCCTGCGCAGCCGCATCGCACCGTTCGTGCTGCGTCGCATGAAGGACCAGGTCGCCAAGGAGCTGCCGCCCAAGACCGAGATCGTGCGGGCCATCGAGCTGCACGGCTCGCAGCGCGACCTCTACGAGGGCATCCGGCTCGCGGGCCACGCGGCGGTGCGTCAGGCCGTCAAGCAGCGCGGCATGTCGGGCGCAGCGATCGACATCTTGGGCGCGCTCATGAAGCTGCGCCAGGTCTGCTGCGACCCGCGGCTGGTGCGGGTCTCCGCGGCCCGCGAGATCGAGGAGTCCGCCAAGCTGCAGGCGCTGTGCGAGATGGTCGAGACCCAGCTGGGCCAGGATCGCAACATCCTCATCTTCTCGCAGTTCGCGACCATGCTCGGCCTCATCGGCCAGTCGCTGAAGGCCCGCGGCATCGAGTTCGCGCTGCTCACCGGCGCGACCGCCGATCGCGAGGCCGAGTGCGACCGCTTCCAGTCGGGCCGCGTGCGCGTGTTCCTCATCAGTCTCAAGGCCGGCGGCACCGGTCTCAACCTGACCCGCGCCGACACCGTCATCCACTACGACCCGTGGTGGAACCCGGCTGCGCAGAACCAGGCCACCGATCGCGCCTATCGCATCGGACAGAAGCGGCCGGTGTTCGTCTACAAGCTCATCATCGCAGGTAGCGTCGAGGAGCGCATGATCGCCCTGCAGCAGCGCAAGCAGTCGCTGTCCGACGCGTTGCTGGCGACCGGTGGGCCCGGCGGGGTGCCGTGGACCGAGGGTGACGTCGACGACCTGTTCGCGCCGCTGTCGGCCGAAGACGCATCGTCGGTCGCGGCCAGCTCCGGCGCGACTTGA
- a CDS encoding DUF692 domain-containing protein, which produces MAGSAIGPVQGVGLGHRPELAGDLLRDPSCVSFVEVVAEACMANRLARREAAANRALWPVVPHGVKLSLGSADGIREDHARRLGTLARELGAPLVSEHVAFTRGGPREIGHLTRLPYTKAAVRVLARNVALARRHLPDVPLLLENAAATLTWPDDELDEPDFYAQVVRATGCSLLLDVGNLYANAVNAGHDPVQTLLRFPLSSVAMLHVAGGTWEDGFYFDTHADPIAPPVFALVERTLAEVGAVPILLERDGGFHGFAPLRDELERLRALQGSSPRARTPHLDAPGIAIADEPALLADQQLLARALTDLAPPGPALVQRFGADALARTRTILARKRIDDALPHLPRLAAHGERVRVHAEHALAGRVRTDRSASVTDAWHILAHVRTIAALHDDAELDALVLRARFRAPIADHPVRPRRLPFLGRARGGGRTVWALKGPGDDATVHVLTPAAPRSRP; this is translated from the coding sequence ATGGCCGGCTCGGCGATCGGCCCCGTGCAGGGCGTGGGCCTGGGCCACCGCCCAGAGCTCGCAGGCGACCTCCTGCGGGATCCCAGCTGCGTGTCCTTCGTCGAAGTGGTCGCCGAGGCCTGCATGGCCAACCGCCTCGCACGGCGCGAGGCCGCGGCCAATCGGGCGCTTTGGCCGGTCGTGCCCCACGGGGTCAAGCTCTCGCTGGGAAGCGCCGACGGCATCCGCGAGGACCACGCACGGCGGCTGGGCACCCTCGCGCGCGAGCTCGGCGCACCGCTGGTCTCGGAGCACGTGGCCTTCACCCGCGGGGGTCCCCGCGAGATCGGGCACCTCACGCGGCTGCCGTACACCAAGGCCGCGGTCCGCGTGCTCGCGCGCAACGTCGCGCTCGCGCGGCGGCACCTGCCCGACGTGCCGCTGCTGCTCGAGAACGCCGCCGCGACCCTCACGTGGCCCGACGACGAATTGGACGAGCCCGACTTCTACGCACAGGTGGTGCGCGCGACCGGCTGCTCGCTGCTCCTCGACGTCGGCAACCTCTACGCCAATGCGGTCAACGCCGGACACGACCCGGTGCAGACGCTGCTGCGCTTCCCGTTGTCGTCGGTCGCGATGCTTCACGTCGCAGGTGGCACCTGGGAAGACGGCTTCTACTTCGACACCCACGCCGACCCGATCGCGCCGCCGGTGTTCGCGCTCGTCGAGCGCACGCTGGCCGAGGTCGGCGCGGTGCCGATCCTGCTCGAGCGCGACGGCGGCTTCCACGGCTTCGCGCCGCTGCGCGACGAGCTGGAGCGCCTGCGCGCACTGCAGGGGTCGTCGCCGCGCGCCCGCACGCCACACCTCGACGCGCCAGGGATCGCCATCGCCGACGAGCCAGCGCTGCTCGCCGACCAGCAGCTGCTCGCACGGGCGCTGACCGACCTCGCACCGCCGGGCCCGGCGCTCGTGCAGCGCTTCGGCGCCGACGCGCTGGCGCGGACGCGCACGATCCTCGCACGCAAGCGCATCGACGATGCCCTGCCCCACCTACCGCGGCTGGCGGCACACGGCGAGCGCGTGCGCGTCCACGCCGAGCATGCGCTCGCCGGCCGCGTGCGCACCGATCGCAGCGCGAGTGTCACAGACGCCTGGCACATCCTCGCCCACGTGCGCACGATCGCCGCGCTGCACGACGACGCCGAGCTCGACGCTCTGGTGCTGCGCGCCCGTTTCCGTGCCCCCATCGCCGATCACCCGGTGCGACCGCGTCGGCTGCCGTTCCTCGGGCGCGCCCGCGGGGGCGGACGCACCGTCTGGGCGCTCAAGGGCCCCGGCGACGACGCCACCGTCCACGTCCTGACCCCCGCCGCACCGAGGTCCCGTCCATGA
- a CDS encoding NAD(+) synthase, producing MRGFARVAAAVPLVAVGDVDANVEATVALWRRADAERCAVVVFPELGLCGYTVRDLFHDRHLQDGVDAGLTRLCAASSKLATMAVVGAPLRVGDALYNVGIAIQGGRALGVVPKAYLPNYREFEERRWFRAGFDLEPGASATIDGVAVPFGMDLLFTARQLPELVVGLELCEDYWVHVPPSVYAVSAGATVIGNLSASNFTVGKSELRRLLARSASDRGKCVYIYTAAGPGESSTDLAFDADAFVCENGRELAASQRFAREPQLVAVDVDLELLVRERVTTTSFGECSRAHARAHRRIAFEAPAAVTMPLRRAVARHPFVPSDPRTLGERCWEIFEIQTNALATRMRAIGTPKPVLGLSGGLDSTHAALVGVGALALLGRPASELVCVTMPGLGTTETTRGNAERLAAALGAELRTHGIGEPSRVMLELVGHAAATGSDDVEAMLARVRAQPELGDVAFENVQARLRTLVLMTIANQVGGIVVGTGDLSEKALGWSTYAGDHIAMYDVNAGVPKTLMQSVIRWVANERAATWSSAVDELRATLFAILDTPISPELLPADPEGAIAQLTEGTIGPYELHDFFLYHFVRHGETPTRILDLARVAFGDDYAVPVLKKWLRLFLSRFFAHQFKRSCTADGPKVGQVALSPRGDWRMPSDARVRTWLAEVDRYTGV from the coding sequence ATGCGAGGCTTTGCGCGTGTGGCCGCCGCGGTTCCGCTGGTGGCGGTGGGTGATGTCGATGCCAACGTCGAGGCCACGGTCGCGCTGTGGCGGCGCGCCGACGCCGAGCGCTGCGCGGTGGTGGTGTTCCCCGAGCTGGGGCTGTGCGGCTACACGGTCCGCGATCTGTTCCACGATCGCCACCTGCAGGACGGCGTCGACGCGGGCCTGACGCGGCTGTGCGCGGCGTCGTCGAAGCTGGCCACGATGGCGGTGGTCGGCGCTCCGCTGCGGGTCGGCGACGCGCTCTACAACGTCGGCATCGCGATCCAGGGCGGTCGCGCGCTCGGGGTGGTGCCCAAGGCCTACCTGCCCAACTACCGCGAGTTCGAGGAGCGTCGCTGGTTCCGCGCCGGCTTCGATCTCGAGCCCGGCGCGAGCGCGACGATCGACGGCGTCGCGGTGCCGTTCGGCATGGATCTCCTCTTCACCGCGCGGCAGCTGCCGGAGCTCGTGGTCGGGCTCGAGCTCTGCGAGGACTACTGGGTGCACGTGCCGCCGTCGGTCTATGCGGTCTCGGCCGGTGCGACCGTCATCGGCAACCTCTCGGCCTCGAACTTCACGGTCGGCAAGTCGGAGCTCCGGCGCTTGTTGGCCCGCAGCGCGTCCGACCGAGGCAAGTGCGTGTACATCTACACCGCCGCCGGGCCCGGCGAGTCCTCGACCGATCTCGCGTTCGATGCCGATGCGTTCGTCTGCGAGAACGGCCGCGAACTCGCGGCTTCGCAGCGGTTCGCTCGCGAGCCGCAGCTGGTCGCGGTCGACGTCGATCTCGAGCTGTTGGTGCGCGAGCGCGTCACCACCACCAGCTTCGGCGAGTGCAGCCGCGCCCACGCGCGTGCGCACCGACGCATCGCCTTCGAGGCCCCGGCGGCCGTGACCATGCCGCTGCGCCGCGCGGTCGCGCGGCATCCGTTCGTGCCCAGCGACCCCCGCACGCTCGGCGAGCGCTGCTGGGAGATCTTCGAGATCCAGACCAACGCCCTGGCCACGCGCATGCGGGCCATCGGCACGCCCAAGCCGGTGCTGGGGCTGTCGGGCGGGCTCGACTCGACCCACGCGGCGCTGGTCGGCGTCGGTGCGCTCGCGCTGCTGGGGCGGCCGGCCAGCGAGCTGGTCTGCGTGACGATGCCAGGGCTCGGCACCACCGAGACCACCCGCGGCAACGCCGAGCGCCTCGCCGCCGCGCTCGGGGCCGAGCTGCGCACCCATGGCATCGGCGAGCCCTCGCGCGTGATGCTCGAGCTGGTCGGCCACGCCGCCGCGACCGGAAGCGACGACGTCGAGGCCATGCTGGCCCGCGTCCGCGCGCAGCCCGAGCTCGGCGACGTCGCGTTCGAGAACGTACAGGCGCGGCTGCGGACGCTCGTGCTCATGACGATCGCCAATCAAGTCGGCGGCATCGTGGTCGGCACCGGCGACCTCTCCGAGAAGGCGCTGGGTTGGTCGACCTACGCCGGCGATCACATCGCGATGTACGACGTCAACGCCGGTGTGCCCAAGACGCTGATGCAGTCGGTGATCCGCTGGGTCGCCAACGAGCGCGCGGCGACCTGGTCATCGGCGGTCGACGAGCTGCGCGCGACACTGTTCGCGATCCTCGACACGCCGATCTCGCCCGAGCTGCTGCCCGCCGATCCCGAGGGTGCGATCGCCCAGCTCACCGAGGGCACCATCGGGCCCTACGAGTTGCACGACTTCTTCCTCTATCACTTCGTGCGGCACGGCGAGACGCCCACGCGGATCCTCGATCTCGCGCGGGTCGCCTTCGGCGACGACTACGCGGTCCCGGTGCTCAAGAAGTGGCTGCGACTGTTCCTGTCGCGGTTCTTCGCGCACCAGTTCAAGCGCTCCTGCACCGCCGATGGGCCCAAGGTCGGGCAGGTGGCGTTGTCTCCGCGCGGCGACTGGCGCATGCCTTCGGATGCTCGCGTGCGCACCTGGCTGGCCGAGGTCGATCGCTACACCGGCGTGTGA
- a CDS encoding YkgJ family cysteine cluster protein: MPARRLRPRARRLRRATIVPVMTPERPRLADHVLARLDRRAGRERLLLFDRQQRRVLTLPARAWSLLVHADGTRELAGLVMAARRLGARVELAEARALLGELAQHGLLVGDAPETLRAGLPEPPPTHGDERVIVEWPQGRYHCDGRGDCCRSYDSITVLPDDVHRAAATLPEDLELAHLQHRVFLPLAGSAPGPAQAIALRDGGCRFLDARGCSLHARGGAEAKPIGCRWFPTRIVDDGAGLRATVFVECVCLATHEPTAAPLLPAGVRRGADLPRGVVVARVPEQVVLREGVTVSRAAACEAIDRLQAQCAAEDDAIARLWVRADAFARHGALRDDDDREPDDPELVAHLAARCSVIADAAAAAWQVERSWRDEHEPPCVRLSAIAQAARLLSSPTAAALVMRSGPVDAALEQRVVAAACFGRTWLCLPEMIEGMREQATLGWIARAVAALMPEHADATLREAPLAAIAATARVHRL, encoded by the coding sequence ATGCCCGCACGCCGCCTGCGGCCTCGCGCTCGCCGCCTGCGGCGTGCGACCATCGTGCCCGTCATGACGCCCGAGCGCCCGCGACTGGCCGACCACGTGCTCGCGCGACTCGATCGCCGCGCCGGTCGCGAGCGACTGTTGTTGTTCGACCGCCAGCAGCGGCGCGTGCTGACGCTGCCGGCGCGGGCGTGGTCGCTGCTGGTGCACGCCGATGGCACCCGCGAGCTCGCGGGGCTCGTGATGGCGGCGCGACGGCTCGGCGCGCGCGTCGAGCTGGCCGAGGCGCGCGCACTGCTGGGCGAGCTCGCGCAGCATGGGTTGCTGGTGGGCGATGCGCCGGAGACCTTGCGCGCGGGCCTGCCCGAGCCGCCGCCGACCCACGGCGACGAGCGGGTGATCGTGGAGTGGCCGCAGGGGCGCTACCACTGCGATGGTCGCGGTGATTGCTGCCGCAGCTACGACAGCATCACGGTGCTGCCCGACGACGTGCACCGGGCCGCGGCGACGTTGCCCGAGGACCTCGAGCTCGCGCACCTGCAGCACCGCGTGTTCCTGCCGCTGGCCGGGTCGGCGCCGGGGCCCGCGCAGGCCATCGCGCTACGCGACGGCGGCTGTCGCTTCCTCGATGCGCGGGGCTGCTCGCTGCACGCCCGCGGCGGCGCCGAGGCCAAGCCGATCGGCTGTCGATGGTTCCCGACGCGCATCGTCGACGACGGCGCGGGGCTGCGCGCGACGGTGTTCGTCGAGTGCGTGTGTCTGGCGACGCATGAGCCCACCGCCGCGCCGCTGCTGCCGGCGGGGGTGCGGCGCGGCGCCGATCTGCCGCGCGGGGTCGTGGTCGCGCGGGTGCCCGAGCAGGTCGTGCTGCGCGAGGGCGTGACGGTGTCACGCGCGGCCGCGTGCGAGGCCATCGATCGCCTGCAGGCGCAGTGCGCCGCCGAGGACGATGCGATCGCGCGGCTGTGGGTGCGGGCCGATGCGTTCGCGCGTCACGGTGCGCTGCGCGACGATGACGATCGCGAGCCCGACGACCCCGAGCTGGTCGCCCATCTGGCCGCGCGCTGCTCGGTCATCGCCGACGCGGCCGCCGCAGCGTGGCAGGTCGAGCGCAGCTGGCGGGACGAGCACGAACCACCCTGCGTCCGGCTGTCGGCGATCGCCCAGGCGGCGCGCTTGCTGTCGAGCCCGACCGCGGCGGCGTTGGTGATGCGCTCGGGGCCGGTCGATGCGGCGCTCGAGCAGCGCGTGGTCGCGGCGGCGTGCTTCGGTCGCACGTGGCTGTGCCTGCCGGAGATGATCGAGGGCATGCGCGAGCAGGCGACGCTCGGGTGGATTGCGCGGGCGGTGGCGGCGTTGATGCCCGAGCACGCCGACGCGACGCTGCGCGAGGCTCCGCTGGCGGCGATCGCTGCGACGGCGCGGGTGCATCGGCTTTGA
- a CDS encoding SDR family NAD(P)-dependent oxidoreductase has protein sequence MTRVLVLGATSAIAAAVAHRLARRGATLFIVGRSADKLDALRSELGPACIGALQADLDALERNAAVVEQGIAALGGLDLAIVAHGWLGDQQRSEHDWAHAEAVLRTNLLSPISLLLPVANHLEREGAGDIAVLSSVAGERGRPRNFTYGAAKAGLTVYTQGLRSRLWPRGVGVHTFKLGPVDTPMTLDHPKNLLFAQVDAVADAIVAGIDARVGEVYTPGYWRPILGVVRRLPESIFQRVAALAGR, from the coding sequence ATGACCCGCGTGCTCGTGCTCGGTGCAACCTCTGCGATCGCGGCCGCGGTCGCCCACCGCCTCGCGCGACGTGGCGCAACGCTGTTCATCGTCGGACGCAGCGCCGACAAGCTCGATGCGCTGCGATCGGAGCTCGGCCCTGCGTGCATCGGTGCGCTGCAGGCCGATCTCGACGCGCTCGAGCGCAACGCGGCGGTGGTCGAGCAGGGCATCGCGGCGCTGGGCGGCCTCGATCTCGCGATCGTGGCGCACGGGTGGCTCGGCGATCAGCAGCGCAGCGAGCACGATTGGGCCCACGCGGAGGCGGTGCTGCGCACCAACTTGCTCTCGCCGATCTCGCTGTTGCTGCCGGTGGCCAACCATCTCGAGCGCGAAGGTGCCGGCGACATCGCGGTGCTGTCGTCGGTCGCGGGTGAGCGCGGTCGGCCGCGCAACTTCACCTACGGCGCAGCCAAGGCTGGCCTCACGGTGTACACCCAAGGCTTGCGCAGCCGTTTGTGGCCGCGCGGCGTGGGCGTGCACACCTTCAAGCTCGGTCCGGTCGATACGCCGATGACCCTCGATCACCCGAAGAACCTGTTGTTCGCCCAGGTCGACGCGGTCGCAGATGCGATCGTCGCCGGCATCGATGCGAGGGTCGGCGAAGTCTACACACCCGGTTACTGGCGGCCGATCCTCGGCGTCGTGCGGCGTCTACCCGAATCGATCTTCCAACGCGTCGCCGCGCTCGCGGGGCGCTGA
- a CDS encoding methylated-DNA--[protein]-cysteine S-methyltransferase has product MTALEQHIHAVVARIPPGAVASYGQVAFLAGSARAARAVGRALARVPPGCTLPWHRVVNARGAISLRGAAAVEQRRRLRREGVVVDDTGRIDLRRFGWRGDVEPRAARGRPAARAGTKARADTKNGVAKKATPRVAASRSGTRRARA; this is encoded by the coding sequence ATCCACGCGGTGGTCGCACGCATCCCGCCGGGCGCGGTTGCGAGCTACGGACAGGTGGCGTTCCTCGCGGGCTCCGCACGGGCCGCGCGAGCGGTGGGTCGCGCGCTCGCCCGCGTGCCCCCCGGATGCACGCTGCCCTGGCACCGTGTCGTCAACGCCCGCGGTGCGATCAGCCTCCGCGGTGCGGCCGCGGTCGAACAGCGTCGTCGCCTGCGTCGCGAGGGCGTCGTCGTGGACGACACGGGGCGCATCGATCTGCGTCGCTTCGGCTGGCGCGGCGACGTGGAGCCTCGCGCCGCACGAGGGCGGCCGGCGGCCCGAGCTGGCACCAAGGCCCGAGCTGACACCAAGAATGGTGTGGCCAAGAAAGCCACACCACGCGTTGCGGCCAGCCGCAGCGGCACGCGACGCGCACGGGCATGA